Part of the Candidatus Thermoplasmatota archaeon genome is shown below.
TGCGCCCACGTGAAGCGGGCCGAGCGGGCTTGCGAAGACGTCGTACCGTATCTCCCGCACGCTTGCCAAGGTCCCGGCGTCCCTAAGGAGCTGCCGATTCCCCCCGCGCCAGGGTTTCGTGGAACAGTTCGCCCTGCAGCCGGAACGCGGCGGCGAACCCGCTGTACAGGGTGACGAGCCCCTGCTGGACGTGACGGTCCTCGCCGCAGTAGACGCCCACGCGGAATTCCGAACCGGGCGGGTACTCCCCAAGGATCCAGCCGGCGACGAGCGGCGAGCCTCCGAGCACGACCTTTCCGGCATCGCCCTGCTGGACCCACTCCTCGCCCTGCCGCAGGTACAGCACGGCGTACGCGCAGCGGGGCGCGTACGGTGGCTCGTCCACGTCGATCCGAAGGTGGAGGAACGTGGGGCGCGCGACGACCGGAAGCGCAATCGGGGTGCCCTGCGCCGCACCGAAGACCGCGCAACGTTCGACCCGTCCCGCGGCGCCCGGACAAAGCTCTCCTTCGGTGGTCCCCTCCGCGCCGATCGGCTCCGAGACGTTGCGCGGCGCGCCCGCGGGCGGCGCCGTGGTGTCCGTGGCCCCGGCGGGCGCTGGGTTCGAAGGCTCCGCGGGCGGCGGCTCCGACGACGTCGCAGGGGCCAAGGCTTCCGAGGCCGGCGCCTGCGGAGGAGCAGCCGGAGCGTCCGCGAGGCATCCGGCGAGCGGGAGCGCGGCCGCAAGGAGCAGGGCGAGCTTCATGACGCGGAAGCCGTCCTGCGCCCTCTTGAGTCGTTTCAGAATCGGCTGGAACCCGCCGGATCGATCCGCACGCTGCGCCCGTCGCGTCGTCGCGCAAGGAAGCCGCAGGCCTCCAGGTCCCGCACGAGGGTCGAGAGATGGCCCTTGCGCATGCCAAGCCGGGCGGCGAGCTCATGCTGGGAAATCCCGGGGCTCTCCTTGAGGATGCGGAGGAGGTCGCGGACGTGCTCGCGGTCGAGGACGGGCTCGTAGACGCGCGACGTCGCGGGCAGCACGGCCTTGCCCCGCGGCCCGTCGTGGACGCGCAGGAATCCGTTCTTCTCGAGCGTGCGGACGTGATGCTCGACCGTGTTGCGCGGAAGGCCGAGCCCTCGCGCGATGTCCTGGATCGTCTGGCCGGGAGCCTCGCATACGAAGCGGTACACGCGAGCGCGTTTGGCATTGGCAAGCGCGTCGGTCGGCCGGATGCGGTGGTACAGCAGCGCGCCGCCGAGGAGGGCCCCGGCCGCGCCGGCGGCGAGGGCGGCCGCCGGCGGGGCGGAGGGGGGAGCGCCCCCGATGCGCGCTCCGCCGGCGGAAGCCGGAGCGGCGGCGGCCGGCGAAAGGCCCGCCGGAAGCGGCGGGCGGTCGCGCTCGGCGGCCAGCGTGAGGGTGCCGCGCGCCTCGCCGTCGACAAACGTGATCGACGCGCCGGTGTAGCTCGCGCGGCCCGTGACCGGATCCTTCGCGCAGGTGCCGCGTGAAACGCTCGCGAGGGCGCCTTGGGGCAAGAAGTCGTAGTCGATGGTGGCGACCTCTCCTCGCTCCGGGGGAACGAGCGCAAGGAGATCCGCGAGCGCCTGGGGCGCGGGCGCTCGGGCGGCGGGGGCGGCTCCGAGGTGGCGCAGGCCGTAGGTGTCGAGGTCCGCGTGGATCGCGCGGTCGAGGGCGATTGGCGAACCGATCCGTTGGACGATGCCAAAGAGGCTGCCGTCGTGGTCGATCCACCCCGCGCTCCACTCGCCGCCGGGGGTTCGCGCGGCGCCGGGCGAAACGCACGGTACGCCTTTCAGGCGGTCCTTCCACGGCTCCTCGGAGAAGACGAGCGCGGTCGCGAAGGCGTGGCGCGCTTGAAGGAGGCGCGCGCCGGGACGCGAGGCGAGGTACGCCGCCGCGTCGGGATCTTGCGCGACAAGCGCGTCGTGCGCGGCGGCGAAGGGGTTTCCGGCAAGGTCGCCGTCGGCAGGCCCGCGCGCCCCCCACTCCACGAGGGGAACCCGCGCCGTCGCGACGGGACCGAGATGGACCGGCCGCAGCGGCTCGGCGCCGCGCCGGATGGCCACTCGTTCGAGGCTCCATCCGTCGCCGTCGACGCGCGCGGGCAGGCCCGGCGACTCGCTTGGCGTCGCGCGCGAGCCGTTGGCGCACGAGGGATCGGCCCATCGCAAGAGCCACGCGGCGTCGGCGCACCGTCCGAGCGTGGTGCGCGTGGCGACTCGGCGGTCGCCGTCCGTCGTGTCGAGCCACGAGATCGACCACGCCACCGCGTTGGAAGGGTAGCTCGACCAGTGGACGGCGACGGAGTCTGCTGCAGGCGGGGGGAGCCCGTCGTCCGCATGCGGGTTGAGGAAGGACGCGCGCGGCGGGGAAGAGGCGGCGCCCGGATCGAGTGGGGCCGCGTTGGCGACGAGGCTTGCGCGAAGGGTGGGCAACGGAACGACGCGGCCGTCCGGAAGGAACACGGGATCGACCCGCCATTCGAAGATTGCGCGAAAGGTCTCGGTTCCGCGCACGAGACGGTATTCGGCCGCGTCCCCTTCGCGCGGGGTCTCCGTCTCGTGCGGGTTCGCCGCCACCTGCGTGGCAAGGGTGGCCAGGAGAGCGAGGGCGAGGAGCCCCGGAGCGGGCTTCATGCGCCTTCCCATGCCCCCCGTGCATTAAGTCGGTTTTCGTGACGCCGTGGAACCTTCGTCACCCCAGCTTCGCCAACCTCGCTTGAGCCGCTCGCAGCGTCGCCTCGCTCTTTGCAAAATGGAACCGGACGAGGCTTCGCCCGAGCTCGGCGCGTGAGAAGAAGGAGCTTCCCGGGACGCCGGCGAGCCCGATCTCGCGCACGAGCCATTCGGCAAACGATCGGTCGTCCTCCTTGGCCGCCGCCGGCGCGGCGACGTCGCGGAAGTCGCACAGGACGTAGTAAGCCCCTTCGGGCGGATCGACGCGGAAGCCCGCCTTGCGCAGGAGGCCCACGAGGAGGTGGCGTTGCGCGTCGTAGCGGGCGCGAAGCTCCTCGTAGTACGAGTCGGGAAGCGCGAGCGCGGCGGCGACGCCAAGCTGCAGCGGGTGGGGCGCTCCCACCGTAAGGAAGTCGTGCACGCGGCGCAGGGCCACGCTCACGGTGGGCGGCGCAAGGAGCCACGCGACGCGCCAGCCCGTGGCGCTGAAGACCTTGCTTGCGCCTTGGATCGTGATCGTGCGCTCGTCCATGCCGGGAAGCGTGGCCATGGAGACGTGCTTGTGTCCGTCGTAGGTGAGGAAGTTGTAGATCTCGTCCGTGACGGCAAACGCGTCGTGGTCCGTGCAGAGGTCGGCCAGGAGCGAAAGCTCGTCGCGGCGCATGACGTGGCCGCAGGGGTTCGAGGGCGTGTTGAGGATGAGCGCTTTTGTTTTGGGCCCGAAGGCGGCCTTCATCTCCTCCTCGTCGAAGCGGTACCCGCGCTCCGGGTACAGGGGCACGAATCGCGGCCGCGCGCCCGAGAGCGCCGCGTCCGGGCCGTAGTTCTCGTAGAACGGCTCGGGCACGATCACTTCGTCGCCCGGGTCGCACAGCGCGAGCATGGCCGCCATCATGGCCTCCGTCGCGCCGCAGGTGACCGTGACGTTTGCGTCCGGATCGGGCCGAAGGCCGTCGCGGAGGCTCCAGCGGGCGATGGCCTGGCGAAGCTCGGGCGCGCCCCACGTGACCGCGTACTGGTTGCGCCCGCCGGATCGCATGGCCTCGACTGCCGCGTCGACGGCCTCGCGCGGCGGGTCCCAGTCCGGGAAGCCCTGCGCGAGGTTGACGGCGCCGTGGCGCGCGGCAAGGCGTGTCATTTCGCGGATGACGCTCTCGGGGAAGAGGTGCACGCGCGCGGCAAGGCGCGGATCGTCGAGCCGGTGCAAGGGTCCCGCGATCCCCGGCATGGACGAGGCGAACCTTCATCCGGCACTTGGACCTTGCGTTCCTGCGCACATGCGCAGGAACCTCCTCTCCGGCGCCGCGATCGCGCTTGCCTCCGCCGTCACGTTTGGCCTCGTGAACGTCGTCGCCAAATCGGCGGATCTCCACCCCCTTGCGCTCGCCTCGGTCGCGTACCTCCTGGCCGGCGCGGCGCTCTCGCCGTTCCTCCTGCGCGCGC
Proteins encoded:
- a CDS encoding aminotransferase class I/II-fold pyridoxal phosphate-dependent enzyme, which codes for MPGIAGPLHRLDDPRLAARVHLFPESVIREMTRLAARHGAVNLAQGFPDWDPPREAVDAAVEAMRSGGRNQYAVTWGAPELRQAIARWSLRDGLRPDPDANVTVTCGATEAMMAAMLALCDPGDEVIVPEPFYENYGPDAALSGARPRFVPLYPERGYRFDEEEMKAAFGPKTKALILNTPSNPCGHVMRRDELSLLADLCTDHDAFAVTDEIYNFLTYDGHKHVSMATLPGMDERTITIQGASKVFSATGWRVAWLLAPPTVSVALRRVHDFLTVGAPHPLQLGVAAALALPDSYYEELRARYDAQRHLLVGLLRKAGFRVDPPEGAYYVLCDFRDVAAPAAAKEDDRSFAEWLVREIGLAGVPGSSFFSRAELGRSLVRFHFAKSEATLRAAQARLAKLG
- a CDS encoding winged helix-turn-helix transcriptional regulator — translated: MKPAPGLLALALLATLATQVAANPHETETPREGDAAEYRLVRGTETFRAIFEWRVDPVFLPDGRVVPLPTLRASLVANAAPLDPGAASSPPRASFLNPHADDGLPPPAADSVAVHWSSYPSNAVAWSISWLDTTDGDRRVATRTTLGRCADAAWLLRWADPSCANGSRATPSESPGLPARVDGDGWSLERVAIRRGAEPLRPVHLGPVATARVPLVEWGARGPADGDLAGNPFAAAHDALVAQDPDAAAYLASRPGARLLQARHAFATALVFSEEPWKDRLKGVPCVSPGAARTPGGEWSAGWIDHDGSLFGIVQRIGSPIALDRAIHADLDTYGLRHLGAAPAARAPAPQALADLLALVPPERGEVATIDYDFLPQGALASVSRGTCAKDPVTGRASYTGASITFVDGEARGTLTLAAERDRPPLPAGLSPAAAAPASAGGARIGGAPPSAPPAAALAAGAAGALLGGALLYHRIRPTDALANAKRARVYRFVCEAPGQTIQDIARGLGLPRNTVEHHVRTLEKNGFLRVHDGPRGKAVLPATSRVYEPVLDREHVRDLLRILKESPGISQHELAARLGMRKGHLSTLVRDLEACGFLARRRDGRSVRIDPAGSSRF